A single Bacteroidales bacterium DNA region contains:
- a CDS encoding DUF6338 family protein, with product MEDIWTIDKLKLFLLFFIPGFIAMKIYQLIISSEKTNFSEAIFEAIGFSCINFVLFSWVLIPIHRNNFYEEYTLWYYILMFLILFVTPVLLSILFICLTKLKFFKKHTINLVKSSWDFLFQQKEDYWVVVHLKDGRKIGGRYGSKSFASSYPRKETIYIEELWKMENNKFLKRVDKTKGIIILGDEILCIEFFK from the coding sequence ATGGAAGACATTTGGACAATTGATAAATTAAAATTATTTCTTCTTTTTTTTATTCCTGGTTTTATAGCCATGAAAATATATCAATTAATTATTTCATCTGAAAAGACAAATTTTTCAGAAGCAATTTTTGAGGCAATAGGTTTCAGTTGTATCAATTTTGTTCTATTTTCATGGGTACTTATACCAATTCATAGAAATAATTTTTATGAAGAATATACTTTATGGTATTATATTTTAATGTTTCTTATCCTTTTTGTTACTCCTGTATTATTAAGTATTTTGTTTATTTGCTTAACTAAACTTAAATTTTTCAAAAAACATACTATTAATCTTGTAAAAAGTTCATGGGACTTTTTATTTCAACAAAAAGAGGATTATTGGGTTGTTGTACATTTAAAAGATGGAAGGAAAATCGGAGGTCGTTATGGCTCTAAATCATTTGCCTCGTCATATCCTAGAAAAGAAACAATTTATATAGAAGAATTATGGAAAATGGAAAATAACAAATTTTTGAAAAGAGTTGATAAAACAAAAGGAATAATAATACTTGGAGATGAAATTTTATGTATAGAATTTTTTAAATAA